One Callospermophilus lateralis isolate mCalLat2 chromosome 6, mCalLat2.hap1, whole genome shotgun sequence genomic region harbors:
- the Sfta2 gene encoding surfactant-associated protein 2, with the protein MGSVLPLFLLLALLGSSYGAGPSVTLQMKLKAFFPANVSHDSSFPELLKRLCLLLHLPSETNVTLHHEGTPHNFICKT; encoded by the exons ATGGGGTCTGTGctgcccctcttcctcctcctggcccttcttGGCAGCTCATATGGAGCAG GGCCAAGTGTGACTTTGCAAATGAAGCTGAAGGCATTTTTTCCGGCAAATGTCTCCCATGACTCCAGCTTCCCGGAATTGCTCAAGAGG CTCTGCCTTCTCCTCCACCTCCCATCAGAGACCAACGTCACCCTCCATCATGAAGGAACCCCGCACAACTTCATCTGCAAAACCTGA